From the Glutamicibacter halophytocola genome, the window TGAATCAGTTCTTCGGATAAAGGGTGCAAAGCACAACGGCCAGCAACGGCGAAAGTTGCTGGCCGTTTGCTGTACTGCTTTCAAGAACCGGCACCCAGCAGCTTGAGAACGTTGTCTTGATCGACCTGGCTGAAGTCCTTATAGAACGCACCAACAGCTCCAAACCGGTGCGGCTTGAGCAGCTCAACCAGCCCGTCGGTCAGCGGAGCCAGTTCGGTGAGGGTTTCCGGGGCAATTACCGGGGATGCGACGATGATGGATTGGGGATGCAGCTGGGCAACGAGTTCCAGGGAGGCTTTAATCGTTGCCCCGGTGGCGATGCCGTCGTCGCAGAGAATCACGGATTGTCCCGCCAAGTCCGGTGCGTAGGCCCTGAACGCGTGGGCCAGGGCCAGCAGATCGGCATGGGTTCCATTTTCCACCGAGGCCAGCTCCTCCGGCCCAAAATACTGCAAAGCCCGCCGGTGCACCTCGGCATTGAGGTAGCGGCCGCCGACGGCGGAGTAATGTGCGATGGCTCCGAAGGCCAGTTCCGGATTATTGGGCACTCCGAGCTTTCGCACCGCCAAGACACCCAAGCGAGCGCCCAATGCCTGGGCTACTTCGTACGCGATGGGAACGCCGCCGCGCAATAGCCCCAGCACCGTGTACTCGCCAGCGGGCAAGGTCGTGGCCAGCTTCATGCCCAACGCGGCTCCGGCGTGGCTACGGTCGTCAAACTTGGAACTGTTTTCACTGACCATGGTTCCAGTCTTGCCCAAAGTCAGCGAAATGAATAGCAACAGCCAGAAATTCAAGCGGTTCATTCACCGGCCAGGCGGCCAGCTAGGGGAAACGCCAGAGGGCTCCCGTGGCCTGGACGGGATAATCCGCCCGGAACACGAGAGCCCTTGATGGCCACTGGCGCTTAGAGCTGGTTGCCCAGCTTGAAGCCCTTGGAAGCCTGCCCGTGGTAGGAGCCGTCTTCGTCCCCGGCACGGGTGTAGGAGAAGCCGTCGGCGCCAATGGTGACTTCCAGCTCGGAGTCATCGGTGCGCTCGATAACTTCCTGCACGTTGCCGTCCAGGTCCAGGACCTTGGAAGCTTCGGTGTACCAGGACGGAACAACCGGGTTGCCCCACCAGTCGCGGCGCTGGTTGTCGTGCACGTTCCAGGTGATCGTCGGGTTATCCGGGTCGCCGGTGTAGTAGTCCTGGGTGTAGATCTCGATGCGGTGGTCATCTGGATCCAGGATGTACAGGTAGAACGCGTTGGACACGCCATGGCGGCCCGGGCCGCGCTCGATGCGATCCGAAATGCGCAGGGCGCCCATCTTGTCGCAGATCTGGATGATGTTGTGCTTCTCATGGGTGGAGAAGGCCACATGGTGCAGGCGCGGGCCGTTGCCACCGGTCAGCGCGGTGTCGTGCACGGTGCCCTTGCGGTGCATCCACGCTGCATAGGTGGTGCCTTCATCGTCCTGGATGTCCTCGGTGACGCGGAAGCCCAGGTCCTCGAGGTAGGCGCGGCCACGAGGCACATTCGGGGTGACCTGGTTGAAGTGGTCCAGGCGGACCAGTTCGCCGGCCGAGTACAGGTCGTAGCGCATGTGCAGGCGCTCAACGTGGGTGGTCTCGAAGAAGAACTCGTAGGGGAAGCCCAGCGGATCCTCCACGCGCACCGCATCGCCGATGCCCTTGACGAAGCCTTCGGTGCGGCGCTCGGTGCGGCAGCCCAGTTCCTTGTAGTAGGCCTCGGCCTTGTCCACGTCCTCGTTGGAGCGGACACGGAAGGCCATGGCCTTCAACGCGGCCACCGGGCCCTTGGTCAGCACCAGGTTGTGGTGGATGAATTCCTCGAAGGAACGCAGGTAGATCTGGTTCTCGTCCTCGTAGGAGACATGCAGGCCCAGAACGTCAACGTAGAAGTTGCGCGAGCGCTCCAGGTCGGTGACCACCAGTTCGGCGTAGGCGCAGCGCAGGATATCCGGTGCTGGAACCGAAGGGGTGGGAATCGGGTTTTCGATTTCTTTGCTCATGATTTGCTCCTTTGCAAGCAGGAAAGATTAGTGGAGGGAAGCGGGAGCTTCCTAGACGCCGAACTTGGGGGAGTGGGCTTCGTTCAGGGTGATCTGGATGGACTGCTGGGTGGTGTAGAAATCCACCGAGCGGTAGCCGCCTTCGCGGCCCAGGCCCGAAGCCTTCACGCCGCCGAAGGGAGTGCGCAGGTCGCGGACGTTATTGGAGTTCAGCCACACCATGCCGGATTCGATCTGGTGCGCGAAGTTGTGCGCGCGCTTCAGGTTGCTGGTCCATACGTAGGCGGCCAGGCCGTACTTGGTGTTGTTGGCCAGCTCGAGCGCTTCCTCGTCGGTGTCGAACGGGGTGATCGCCACGACCGGGCCGAAGATCTCGTCCTGGAAGATCTGGGCATCGGGGGCGACATCGGCGAACACGGTCGGTGCAACATAGTTGCCCTCGTCCTCGAAGCCTTCTGCACGCCCGCCGCCGGCCAGCAGCCGGCCCTCGGTCTTGCCGATTTCGATGTAGCTCATGACCTTCTCGAAGTGCTTCGGGTGCACCAGCGAACCCACCTCGGTCTTCGGGTCGCTAGGCAGGCCAACACGGATGTTCTTGGCGCGCTGCGCGAACTTGGCAACAAAGTCATCGTAGATATCGCGCTGGACCAGAACACGGGAACCTGCGGTGCAGCGCTCGCCGTTCAGCGAGAACACGCCGAAGACGGTGGCATCCAGGGCTGCGTCCAGGTCGGCGTCGGCAAAGACCACGGCAGGGGACTTGCCGCCCAGCTCCAGGGACAGGCCCTTGAACTGCGGAGCAGCCGCGGTGGAGATGGTGGCGCCGGTGGAGGAGTCGCCGGTGAAGGATACCAGCGGCACATCCGGGTGCTTGACCAGGTAGTCGCCGGCTACGCCGCCGGAACCGAAAATCAGGTTGAAGACGCCTTCTGGCAGGCCTGCCTCGCGGAAGATGTCTGGCCATAGCCCTGCGGAGAGCGGGGTGTAGCTGGCGGGCTTGAGGACGACCGAGTTGCCGGTGGCGATGGCCGGGGCCAGCTTCCAGGATTCCTGCATGAACGGGACATTCCAGGGGGTGATCAACGCGGCCACGCCGATGGGCTTGCGGTTCACGTAGTTCATCTGGCGCCCTGGCACGCGGAAGGAGTTATCCACCTGTGCCACGATCAGGTCGGCGAAGAAGCGGAAGTTCTCGGCGGCGCGGCGGGCCTGGCCCTTGGCCTGGGTGATTGGCAGGCCGGAGTCGTAGGACTCGAGCAGTGCCAGCTCGTCGTCGCGGGATTCGACGATGTCAGCGATCTTGTGCAGCACCCGGGAACGCTCGCGGGGCAGCATCTTGGACCATGGGCCTTTCTTGAAGGCCTTGCTTGCTGCGGCCACGGCCAGATCCACGTCCGCTGGCTGCGCCGATGCAGCGGTGGCGTAGTTCGTGTTGGTGACCGGTTCCTGGACGTCGAAGGTTTCTCCGCCAATGGAGTCCACGAATTCGCCGTTGATGAAGTGCTGCAGGTGAGTTGGCAGGTTTTCTGGTACGAAGTGCTTGCTCATGGCAATTCCTCTCGTGCTCGCTAGTGTTGTTGATTCCGGCGTGGATGCCGGTGTGTCGTGAAAAATGCGGGTTGCCTAGATCGCGCTGGGTTCCATGCCAGCGGCTTTCAAATAGCTGTTCAGGGTGTGGGCGCGGTGTTCGCGGCAGGCGGCCTCGATCTGGGCCGGGGTGGCGTGATCCGCGATCAAATCCAGCAGCGCGTCGTGCTCCTTGACGGATTCACGGGCGCGGTAGGGGATATGCGTGAAGCTGCTGGCCCGCATGGCAGCCAGCCGGCGCCAGCCGCGCTGCACCAGATCCAGGATGTGCGGGTTGGGGCACTGCCCATAGAGCAGCTGGTGGAATTCGGTGTTCATCCGGGTGAATGCCACCGGATCGAAGTCCTCCAGGCATTGGCGCATCTTCTCGTTCAGCTCCCGGGCCTTGGCCAGCCATGCGGCATCCATGGAGCCGGCGGCCAGTGCGGTGGCTGCCGGTTCGATGATCATCAGCGTCTGCATGGTGTGCAGGTACAGGGTCGAATCCACATGGGCCACGGTCGCCCCGACGTTGCGGGTGAAGTGGACCAGGCCCTCGGCTTCGAGCCGGCGGATGGCCTCGCGAACCGGGACGACCGAGCAGCCCAGCTCATCGGCGATGGTCCCCAGCACCAGGCGGTAGCCCGGGGAGTAGGCGCCGTTGGTGATGCGCTCGGAGACCAGCTGGTAGGCGGCCTCGGACTTCGAGGCTGAGGTTACAGTGCCCATGAGTCCAGCTCCGGGCTGCCGGCGTCTTTCCACGCGTGGTACTTGGCTTTCCACTGCGCGTTCATCGGGAACAGGCCCTCGATGCCGTAGCCGCGCTTGACCATGGCGAAGATGAATTCGTCATTGGATTCGGTGATCACCGCTTCAGCGGCGACTTCTTCCACCAGCGCTGGCGGGATGACCACGATGCCATCCGAGTCGGCCACGATCACATCCCCGGGCTGGACCGAAACGCCGCCGCAGGCCACGGTGATGTCCTTGTCCCAGGCCACATGCTTGCGCCCGAGGACTGCCGGGTGGGCTCCGTTATAGAAGACCGGAATCTCCAAGTTGGAGACCGCGTCGAGGTCGCGCACGCCGCCATCGGAGATGATGCCGGCCGCGCCGAGCTGCTGGGAGCGCAGTGCCAGGATGTCGCCCAGGGTGGCGGAGCCGGTTTCGCCGCGGGCTTCCATGACGAGGATTTCACCGTTCTCCAGCGAGTCGATGGACTGCTTCTGGGTGTTGTATCCGCCGCCGTGGGCCTTGAAGAGATCTTCTCGGTTGGGGATGTAGCGCAGGGTGCGGGCGGTGCCGATGACGCGCTGCATGCCCTTGGTCGCGCCGGGCACTTCGATGTTGACGTTGTTCAGCCCGCGCTTGCGCAGGGTGGCGGACAGGGTGGCGGTGGCTACCGAGGCCAGCTGCTCGCGGACCTTGTCGGTGAGCACGTCCTTGCCGGTGACCACCGGAGGCAGGCCGGCCGAAGCACGGTCGCCGTAGGCATCTTCCTTGTCCTTGTCGCTGGCCTTGGGCTGGTTTCCGAAGGAGCCGAAGGCGGCCGTTCCCTCGGTGGCCGTGGTTTTCAGCTTGCCGGTGGTGGTGCCGGTGATCAGGTCGGTGACTTCGACTTCCACGACGTCGCCGGGGAAGAAGACGGTGGAGCCGGCGGGGGTTCCGGTGAGGATGATGTCGCCGGGCTGCAGGGTCATCTGCTGGGAGAGGTCTGCAATGATCTGCGCGAAGGAGAACAGCAGCTCGGACGTGGTGGCGTCCTGGGCGAGCTGGCCGTTGACCCAGGCCTGCACGCGCAGCTTGGCGGGGTCCAAGGCGGCGGCGTCCAGCGCGTTCGGGCCCAGCGGGGTGTAGCCGTCTCCGGACTTGGAGCGGATGTTCGATCCCTTGTCCGCGTACTTCATGTCATGCACGCCCAGGTCGTTGGAGGCGGTGACCGAGCCGACGTGGCTCCAGGCCTCTTCTACCGTGACGCGGCGGGCGGCGGTGCGAATGATCAGCGCGATTTCGCCCTCGAAGGCCAGCAGCTCGGTGCCGGCTGGACGCTCAACCGTGCCATTGGTGGCAGCCAGGGAGCTGCTGGCCTTCATGAAGTAGCTCGGGAATTTGGGGGTACGGCCGCGCTGTGCCGCGCGGGAGGAGTAGCTCAGGTGCACGGCCAGAACTTTGCCTGCCTGGGCGAAGGTCTCTTCGGTTACTGGGACAGTAGTGGTCACCGTTGATCGTCCTGCTTTCGTCATACATCATCTCGTACATCAAATCGTATACGATCAGTGTGCTCCCAATCTCATCCGCTGTCAAGAAGGCCAAGGAAAGTTCTTGATCGATTGACCGCCGTTGACGGGCAATCCGCGGAACGGCGGGGTAAAACAAAGGCGCCGTCCAAAGTGGAATACTTTGAACGGCGCCTTCAGCCGGTGCGGCCGATTCGCTTCACATCACGTTCGGTCACACGCGAATCGCATCGACAATCCGCACCCTCGCGGCCACGAGCGCCGGGAGAACACCGGTCAGCGCGCCAACGGCGATCGAAACCGCGATGCCGGCCAGGGCAGCCCCGATGGGGAACGCGGGCATCTGATCGATGCCAGAGCCGACGATCATATTGATTACCTTCGGGTTGGTCACCACGGCCACGGAAATCAGCACGCCCAGGCCGCCGGCAACGGCGGTGGCGACAACGCTTTCCATCATCACCGAGAAGAAGACCCTGCCGGTCGTGGCGCCAAAGCTGCGACGGATGCCCACCTCTCGAATGCGCTGCTTCATGGTCACCATGGCCACGTTCAGCAGGCTCAAGGATCCAAGCAGGAGAATGATCCCGGCAATCCCGCCGGCCACCATGGCCAATTGCTGGAGGCTCTCATCCCCGCCCCAGGACAAATAGTCGGAGCGCATGGACTCGACAGAGTATCCGGGAAGCTCGGCCTGCATTTGCACGGCGAAATGCGCAGCCAACTCCTCGGATCCTTCAATGGGGACCCACATTTCATAGCTGGCATCAGCCAATGGCGAGGTGGCGGCAAACCAATGGTCATAGGTTTGCGGGAGCATCCACATCTGTCCGCCAAGTCCGCCATCCCTGGTTGACGTCGCCCCAATCACCGTGACCGACACCTTTTGCGCGCCTGCATTCATTTCAATGGAGGCGGGCAGTGGCCCCTGGTCCAATTCCAGCTCCTGGTACAGGGTCCGATCCACGACCACGGTCGGAGCCAGGTTCTGCGCATCTTCGGATTCCAGCCAACGGCCATGCTGCGCGAAGATCCGGTGAATCGGAGCGTAATCAGGATCCACGACCATGACATCGGAGTCGATGGTGGCACCTTGAGCGGAGGCTTTGAAGCCGTAAGTCCGGGAAACCACGGACGCGTAGTCAACGTCAAAGCGCTCAGCGGTTTTCGTGAAGGCGTTGGCGACCTGCGCGTTGGCCGAAGGGAGCTGCTCGCCCTGCTCGCTAAAGGCGTAGGTATTGATCAGTGCCGGCCGGCCATTGCGTTCCAGCTGTTCGGTCATCAGCTGCTGTGCCATGCCGGCTCCGGCAACTGCCGTGGTCAACGATGCCACGGCGATGGTGACGCCTACCAGTGACAACAAGACGCGCAGCTTGTGGATCCGCAGTTCCTGCCAAGCTTCCAGCAGTGCCGCCACGAATCCGGTGAAGAGTCTTGGCAAGGAATTCACCGCGCCACCTCCTGTGCCATGGTCTTGAGCATTCCGTCTTCCAGGCGGAATTGCTCGCGGGCCAGTGCCGCGACATTGATGTCGTGGGTGATCGTGATCAGTGCGGCGCCAGATTCGACCGTAGCGGCGTCCAGCAATTCCATAACTGCCCGGCCGGTAGCTACATCCAAAGCGCCGGTCGGTTCATCGGCCAGGACAACTCGCGGCCGGCGCACCAGCGCCCTGGCAATGGCCACGCGCTGCTGCTCACCGCCCGAGAGGGTCTGCGGCATCGAGTCCAAGCGGGCACCGAGCCCCACCTTTTCCAGGGCCTCGGCCGCGAGGGTTCTCCGGCGCCAGAAATCACGGCCGGAGGCATACATCAATGGAGCCATGACATTCTCCAAGGCGGTGCGCCCGGGCAGCAGATTGAACTGCTGGAATACGAAACCGAGGTCGCGGCCGCGCGCATGGGCTGCACGCCGGGCACTGAGCCTGGTGGCATCTTGTCCACGCCATGCCAGGCTGCCCGAGGTAGGCCGGTCCAATAGGCCCAGGATATTGAGCAAGGTGGATTTGCCGGTGCCCGAGCGTCCAACAATGGCGATGTGATCACCTTCGGAAACTGACAAGTTGATGCCGTTCAAAATGTGCAGCTCGCTGTCATCGGGCAGCAATACGCTGCGAGTGACATTTTCGAGCTTTAGCAGCTGGGCATCACTCATCAGGGAATGATCTCCATGCCCGGATCCATCTCAACGGCAGGGGCCGATCCCGGGACATATCGCAGAACTTCGGCATCTGCCTTGAGGCCGGAGCGGACCTCCACCACCTTGCCGTCGGTGATGCCGAGTTCTACCTCGGTGCGGATCTCCTTGCCTTCGCCGTTCAGGATCCAGACGGCGCCTTTGCCAACGAGCCCGCGCACGCTGGTCACCGGCACGGTGAGCACATCGTTAGCGGAACCCGCATTGACGTCCATGTTCATATCCAGGCCGTCGAATACGACAACGTCTTCGGGGACATCGCAGGAAATTTCACTGCCCGAACTCGATTCGCCCTGCGCATCAACAGCAGGATCAGCCATTTCAGCGTCTTCCCCAGGTGTTTCAGGTTCTACGTTCTTTGATGCAGAGTCCCCGATGCTGAGGTTTTTGCAGGTGAAGGGCTCAGGTCCGCCTTCAATGCTGACGGTGGCTTCAAGAGTTTCATCCATGATCCGGTATCGATCCAGGGCCTTGATCGTTCCCACGGCGTGGAAGCCTTGCGGCTGCACCGCCGCGAGGCTTGCGCCCTTTTCGACGTCATCGCCGATCTCGATTTCGAACTTTCCAATTTTTCCTGTGGCTGGGGAATAAACGTCGTGATAGGAGACGGTCGTTTCCGGCGAGCGGGCTTCCGAGTCTGCGTCTGCGTCTGCCTGCGGCTGGTCTTCGGCTGAGGATTCCTCTGTTGTTGCCGGCTCCGTCGAACTTTCGACGCGAATCTGAAAGATCTTGTCGCCTTGGCTGACGTTGTCGCCAACCTTCACAAAGGCCCAATTGACGACGCCAGTGGAGGGCGCGGTCAGGGGCTGGGATTCGACGAGCTCAATGGTTCCCGGAATTGAAAGAGAGTTCTTGATCGTCTCTTTTTCGACGACCACAGTCTCCGCCGGGATTTCACCAGAAGGATAAAGCTGGTCGTCGGCTGCTGGAGAGCTCCCGCTGAAGGCTAGTTTTACTAAGCTGACGGCAATCAGCGCGCCGATGATTAACCACGCGCTGGGCAGGATGATGCGTCTGAAGACGCGTCGTTGGCTCATGCTACATCTCTATTCATCCTATCTTTTTATCAAAACGCTCAGGTAATACCAAGCTGGTACGCAGATAGTATCCATATTGTTATTTGTTTTTCTAGACTTTTACACGTCAGGTCAAGTGCTAGTTTATGGGTGTGCGGTGTGAGTTCTGGCGGCGCGGTGCTGACGCGTCCCAAGCTCCCAGGGGCAGTAGATCGTAGTTAGGGGGAACAGTCCCGCAAAATGCTGGCTCATAATCTTGAAGCCCGAATCAGCGGTGATCCGGGCTTCAAGATATTCAGTAATTCATTGTGGCGTGCCCATCATGATGCTGATGGCTCCTACTTGGACACGGACTTGCTGTTGGTGGAAGTCGCCCAGGAAGCGGTCGGAATGGACAACCGGTAGGCCTTCTTCTTTGACTGCTTTAGGGTCAACTTGGCAGTTCCTTTTTTGAGCGAGACCGTTTTCAAGGTCTTCCATGAGTTGCCGGATTTGACCTGGAATTTGGCCTGCTTGGCGTTGTACTGGGCGTAGCGGTACTTTTCCGGTGAATACACTTGGGCCTTGGCTGTCAGCGTTACCTTGTTGCCGGTGCGCTTCACTGCCAGCGTGCTTTTGGTCTTGCCGCGAACCTGGAAGCTCTTGCTGGTCCGATCGGTGTAATCAACGTAATCGGTGTCCTGGTACCCAAAGTACGAGTCCCAGTAACTGTAGGTAGCTGATACATCGGCTGGTCCCACTTTGTAGGTGCCCAGTCCGTCCCACGAGGGGCAGATTAAAGCGCGGTCCGACACCTTGCGGTTCTCAAACCACAGCGAATCAACCAGGCCGCCATTTCGGGTGACATCGATGAATGCGTACGCGTCTTCGTAGTCGCTCTTGACCTTCGAAGATGCTTTGACTGAGACATAATGGCAATTCGAATCGTCCACGGTGATGGACGAAACGGAGTAGCCGGTGATGTCGATCGGCCGTTCGCTTGCTTGCGCTGGCGACGTGCCCGCCAGTAGCAGGCCGCCGATTGCGAAGCCCGCGGTTGCGCTGCGAATCCGGCGAGTAGCGGATAGTGTCATGAAGTTCTCCCTGAAGTGAGTGCGAGTGGATATTCACGGAAGTTTCCTTGAATGCTTGAACTATAAATGATCTGTTGGACTATTTAGAAGAATGCCAAAGAGGCCCAAGGTATTTGCCTAGTGTGTCTGGATTGCGGGGCGGCTTCCCAGCGGCAGGGCGGGGAAATGAGCAGCACCCAGCGCAGGGGCCAATTCTGCAGTGTCGCTGATACCTGATGCTGATCTATAGCCAGAAATGCCCCTAGAGGATCTTATGGGGCATGCCTGGCATGAAAATGGAATATCGCGTCATTGGTTCTAGCTATGTGGCATCTGGCCCACTCGAAATTATCAGGCGCCGTCCACGGCATCGATCGCGCTGTTCTTGCCGCCTAGCCCGCATCGCTGGCATGCCCCTCGACGTCCAAAGAAGAAGTGGTTCCGCCAGGAATTCGGGCGGAACCACTTCGTGCTGCGCTGCTTGGCCAGTCGCCAGAGAAAGGTTCCCTAGCCTTCCCAGGCTCTCCAAAGTTTGGCGTACTTGCCATTGGCGGCTAGTAGCTGCCAATGAGTTCCATCTTCGATAATTTCCCCGTGGTCCATCACGATGATTCGATCGGCGCTTCTCGCCTGCGATAGGCGGTGAGCGATGATGAGCGTGGTTCGATCCTTTGTTAGCGCGTTCGCGGCCTTGTCTAATTCGCGCGAGTTACGAGAACCTGCCTCGGCGGTGGCCTCATCCATGATGACGATGCGCGGATTTAGCACAGCAATACGCACCAGTGCCAGGTGCTGCTGTTGATGGCTGGTGAGCTGGTGGCCATTGGAACCCAGCATGGAGTCCAATCCTTGTGGCAGATCGTTTATCCATTGGGCATGGCAAGTGCCTATCGCCTCTTGAAGCTGAACTTCGGAACATGGTGCAGGTGCTCCGAGAGTG encodes:
- a CDS encoding ABC transporter ATP-binding protein, translated to MSDAQLLKLENVTRSVLLPDDSELHILNGINLSVSEGDHIAIVGRSGTGKSTLLNILGLLDRPTSGSLAWRGQDATRLSARRAAHARGRDLGFVFQQFNLLPGRTALENVMAPLMYASGRDFWRRRTLAAEALEKVGLGARLDSMPQTLSGGEQQRVAIARALVRRPRVVLADEPTGALDVATGRAVMELLDAATVESGAALITITHDINVAALAREQFRLEDGMLKTMAQEVAR
- the hpaE gene encoding 5-carboxymethyl-2-hydroxymuconate semialdehyde dehydrogenase, which gives rise to MSKHFVPENLPTHLQHFINGEFVDSIGGETFDVQEPVTNTNYATAASAQPADVDLAVAAASKAFKKGPWSKMLPRERSRVLHKIADIVESRDDELALLESYDSGLPITQAKGQARRAAENFRFFADLIVAQVDNSFRVPGRQMNYVNRKPIGVAALITPWNVPFMQESWKLAPAIATGNSVVLKPASYTPLSAGLWPDIFREAGLPEGVFNLIFGSGGVAGDYLVKHPDVPLVSFTGDSSTGATISTAAAPQFKGLSLELGGKSPAVVFADADLDAALDATVFGVFSLNGERCTAGSRVLVQRDIYDDFVAKFAQRAKNIRVGLPSDPKTEVGSLVHPKHFEKVMSYIEIGKTEGRLLAGGGRAEGFEDEGNYVAPTVFADVAPDAQIFQDEIFGPVVAITPFDTDEEALELANNTKYGLAAYVWTSNLKRAHNFAHQIESGMVWLNSNNVRDLRTPFGGVKASGLGREGGYRSVDFYTTQQSIQITLNEAHSPKFGV
- a CDS encoding phosphoribosyltransferase, coding for MVSENSSKFDDRSHAGAALGMKLATTLPAGEYTVLGLLRGGVPIAYEVAQALGARLGVLAVRKLGVPNNPELAFGAIAHYSAVGGRYLNAEVHRRALQYFGPEELASVENGTHADLLALAHAFRAYAPDLAGQSVILCDDGIATGATIKASLELVAQLHPQSIIVASPVIAPETLTELAPLTDGLVELLKPHRFGAVGAFYKDFSQVDQDNVLKLLGAGS
- a CDS encoding fumarylacetoacetate hydrolase family protein, producing MTKAGRSTVTTTVPVTEETFAQAGKVLAVHLSYSSRAAQRGRTPKFPSYFMKASSSLAATNGTVERPAGTELLAFEGEIALIIRTAARRVTVEEAWSHVGSVTASNDLGVHDMKYADKGSNIRSKSGDGYTPLGPNALDAAALDPAKLRVQAWVNGQLAQDATTSELLFSFAQIIADLSQQMTLQPGDIILTGTPAGSTVFFPGDVVEVEVTDLITGTTTGKLKTTATEGTAAFGSFGNQPKASDKDKEDAYGDRASAGLPPVVTGKDVLTDKVREQLASVATATLSATLRKRGLNNVNIEVPGATKGMQRVIGTARTLRYIPNREDLFKAHGGGYNTQKQSIDSLENGEILVMEARGETGSATLGDILALRSQQLGAAGIISDGGVRDLDAVSNLEIPVFYNGAHPAVLGRKHVAWDKDITVACGGVSVQPGDVIVADSDGIVVIPPALVEEVAAEAVITESNDEFIFAMVKRGYGIEGLFPMNAQWKAKYHAWKDAGSPELDSWAL
- a CDS encoding efflux RND transporter periplasmic adaptor subunit yields the protein MSQRRVFRRIILPSAWLIIGALIAVSLVKLAFSGSSPAADDQLYPSGEIPAETVVVEKETIKNSLSIPGTIELVESQPLTAPSTGVVNWAFVKVGDNVSQGDKIFQIRVESSTEPATTEESSAEDQPQADADADSEARSPETTVSYHDVYSPATGKIGKFEIEIGDDVEKGASLAAVQPQGFHAVGTIKALDRYRIMDETLEATVSIEGGPEPFTCKNLSIGDSASKNVEPETPGEDAEMADPAVDAQGESSSGSEISCDVPEDVVVFDGLDMNMDVNAGSANDVLTVPVTSVRGLVGKGAVWILNGEGKEIRTEVELGITDGKVVEVRSGLKADAEVLRYVPGSAPAVEMDPGMEIIP
- a CDS encoding ABC transporter permease — its product is MNSLPRLFTGFVAALLEAWQELRIHKLRVLLSLVGVTIAVASLTTAVAGAGMAQQLMTEQLERNGRPALINTYAFSEQGEQLPSANAQVANAFTKTAERFDVDYASVVSRTYGFKASAQGATIDSDVMVVDPDYAPIHRIFAQHGRWLESEDAQNLAPTVVVDRTLYQELELDQGPLPASIEMNAGAQKVSVTVIGATSTRDGGLGGQMWMLPQTYDHWFAATSPLADASYEMWVPIEGSEELAAHFAVQMQAELPGYSVESMRSDYLSWGGDESLQQLAMVAGGIAGIILLLGSLSLLNVAMVTMKQRIREVGIRRSFGATTGRVFFSVMMESVVATAVAGGLGVLISVAVVTNPKVINMIVGSGIDQMPAFPIGAALAGIAVSIAVGALTGVLPALVAARVRIVDAIRV
- the hpaD gene encoding 3,4-dihydroxyphenylacetate 2,3-dioxygenase encodes the protein MENPIPTPSVPAPDILRCAYAELVVTDLERSRNFYVDVLGLHVSYEDENQIYLRSFEEFIHHNLVLTKGPVAALKAMAFRVRSNEDVDKAEAYYKELGCRTERRTEGFVKGIGDAVRVEDPLGFPYEFFFETTHVERLHMRYDLYSAGELVRLDHFNQVTPNVPRGRAYLEDLGFRVTEDIQDDEGTTYAAWMHRKGTVHDTALTGGNGPRLHHVAFSTHEKHNIIQICDKMGALRISDRIERGPGRHGVSNAFYLYILDPDDHRIEIYTQDYYTGDPDNPTITWNVHDNQRRDWWGNPVVPSWYTEASKVLDLDGNVQEVIERTDDSELEVTIGADGFSYTRAGDEDGSYHGQASKGFKLGNQL
- a CDS encoding GntR family transcriptional regulator; the protein is MGTVTSASKSEAAYQLVSERITNGAYSPGYRLVLGTIADELGCSVVPVREAIRRLEAEGLVHFTRNVGATVAHVDSTLYLHTMQTLMIIEPAATALAAGSMDAAWLAKARELNEKMRQCLEDFDPVAFTRMNTEFHQLLYGQCPNPHILDLVQRGWRRLAAMRASSFTHIPYRARESVKEHDALLDLIADHATPAQIEAACREHRAHTLNSYLKAAGMEPSAI